Proteins encoded within one genomic window of Streptomyces sp. NBC_00523:
- a CDS encoding S8 family peptidase, which produces MTFSPSTATGRARPARAGRRTLVIATAAALMSGALLPVTGAAYAAPASPTAATTPAAGPVHRYDITLVTGDVVHYADGAGHQDTVTVDRPEGATGGVHVQQAGDDIYVLPDEAQSLLAAGKLDRRLFNVSALAKMGYDDKRTGGIPLIATYPAAKARSLPVAPQGSRTVRQLESIHGAALKAGKDTARAFWNDIARTATARSLDNGIAKLWLDGRAEAALKDSVPQINAPQAWAEGYDGKGIKVAVLDTGIDEDHPDVKDRILETKSFVPGEEVDDKNGHGTHVASTIAGSGAASDGVNKGVAPEAGLLVGKVLSNEGSGADSGIIEAMEWAKAEGADVVSMSLGSPVADDGTDPMSQAVNTLSADGGPLFVIAAGNAYGAGTIGSPGSADKALTVAAVDKQDGRADFSSMGPLVRSYGLKPDLSAPGVDINAAASQSVPGIEGMYQSMSGTSMATPHVAGAAAIVKQRHPDWSGQRIKDALMTSSKVLPDYTPYEQGTGRLDVKAAIDTTIEATGSVEVAAYDWPHSASDPVAERTVTYRNTGTADVTLDLATDSDSDAYTLSVKQLTVPAGSTAEAVLTLDPSKVDAGTTFSGQVIAKDASGAVVAHTGFALTKEQELYDLTLRLRDRSGKPMDGTVVLGALGDPNLSPIAVSGDTTLRLPPGNYTAWAAADVKGDTADSKAVVFLAAPEIILNKPVTATLDASKARKISVSTPKESETRQLRYDMARTSPDGTVLRDAYQIPLTYDQLWASPTKKVTQGDFSFLTRWRQGEKLIDLTSDGRDVPVTPQGGSAVAEDSRDKLRSVFAGNGSAADYKRVDAKGMAVVIRASDTVSPADRAAAAVAAGAKALFVVNRGDGRLMESYADWGTTLPIPVLSVQRIAGERLVKAAQHGEKLTVEQHKYASYVYDLVDRHDGTIPNRSLAFDPATRDLAKIQNTFYGHRDVIGGGFRYDIPEYGPGLGFEEYEKFPGTRTEWVTPLPGASFWYENHSQFNEEGSDTALEERGGEMDYRAGSTNKAEWFAPVTRPRLGTAYWGPNRSQYGDIQYNITPWTDAGAGHSGSMPDKEYDTGKVTVYQGDKLLDESPGRAGYIGDLPDEKLPYRLVLDASRDADTWKTSVRTHSEWSFVSGALDPEGPYQVDIPMLQLDYDVATDLAGDVRAGKWTEVGLSSTTQEWLNGAVKATKARLSVSYDDGKTWSPVSLDKDRTGSWTARFKTPKKGAKAVSLKAHAEAAGGLAVDQEIIRAFGLK; this is translated from the coding sequence ATGACTTTCTCCCCCTCCACCGCGACCGGCCGGGCGAGACCCGCACGCGCCGGGCGACGCACCCTCGTCATAGCCACCGCCGCGGCCCTGATGAGCGGCGCGCTGCTGCCCGTCACGGGCGCCGCGTACGCCGCCCCCGCTTCCCCCACCGCGGCAACCACCCCCGCCGCGGGGCCCGTTCACCGCTACGACATCACCCTCGTCACCGGTGACGTCGTCCACTACGCCGACGGCGCGGGCCACCAGGACACCGTCACCGTGGACCGCCCCGAGGGCGCGACCGGCGGCGTCCACGTCCAGCAGGCCGGGGACGACATCTACGTCCTGCCCGACGAGGCGCAGAGCCTCCTCGCGGCCGGGAAGCTGGACCGCCGCCTCTTCAACGTCTCGGCGCTCGCGAAGATGGGCTACGACGACAAGAGGACCGGCGGCATCCCGCTGATCGCCACCTACCCCGCGGCCAAGGCCCGTTCGCTGCCCGTCGCCCCGCAGGGCAGCAGGACCGTCCGGCAGCTGGAGTCCATCCACGGCGCCGCCCTCAAGGCCGGCAAGGACACCGCCCGCGCCTTCTGGAACGACATCGCGCGCACCGCCACGGCCCGTTCGCTGGACAACGGCATCGCCAAGCTCTGGCTCGACGGCCGCGCCGAGGCCGCGCTCAAGGACTCGGTGCCGCAGATCAACGCCCCGCAGGCCTGGGCCGAGGGCTACGACGGCAAGGGCATCAAGGTCGCTGTCCTGGACACCGGCATCGACGAGGACCACCCGGACGTCAAGGACCGCATCCTGGAGACGAAGAGCTTCGTCCCGGGTGAGGAGGTGGACGACAAGAACGGCCACGGCACGCACGTCGCCTCCACCATCGCCGGCTCCGGCGCCGCGTCCGACGGCGTCAACAAGGGCGTCGCACCCGAGGCCGGACTGCTCGTCGGCAAGGTCCTCAGCAACGAGGGCTCCGGCGCCGACTCCGGCATCATCGAGGCCATGGAGTGGGCCAAGGCGGAGGGCGCCGACGTCGTCTCCATGAGCCTCGGCTCCCCGGTCGCCGACGACGGCACCGACCCCATGTCCCAGGCCGTCAACACCCTCTCCGCGGACGGCGGCCCGCTCTTCGTGATCGCCGCGGGCAACGCGTACGGCGCGGGCACCATCGGCTCGCCCGGCTCCGCCGACAAGGCGCTCACCGTCGCCGCCGTCGACAAGCAGGACGGCCGCGCCGACTTCTCGTCCATGGGCCCGCTGGTGCGCAGCTACGGCCTGAAGCCGGACCTGTCCGCGCCCGGCGTCGACATCAACGCCGCCGCGTCGCAGTCCGTCCCCGGCATCGAGGGCATGTACCAGTCGATGTCCGGTACGTCGATGGCCACCCCGCACGTCGCGGGCGCCGCCGCCATCGTCAAGCAGCGCCACCCCGACTGGTCCGGCCAGCGCATCAAGGACGCGCTGATGACCTCGTCCAAGGTGCTGCCCGACTACACCCCGTACGAGCAGGGCACCGGCCGCCTCGACGTGAAGGCCGCCATCGACACCACCATCGAGGCCACGGGCTCCGTCGAGGTCGCCGCGTACGACTGGCCGCACAGTGCCTCCGACCCGGTCGCCGAACGCACCGTCACCTACCGCAACACCGGCACCGCCGACGTCACCCTCGACCTGGCGACGGACAGCGACTCGGACGCGTACACGCTGTCCGTCAAGCAGCTGACCGTCCCGGCCGGTTCGACCGCCGAGGCCGTCCTCACGCTCGACCCGTCGAAGGTCGACGCGGGCACCACGTTCTCCGGCCAGGTGATCGCCAAGGACGCGTCCGGCGCCGTCGTCGCGCACACCGGCTTCGCGCTCACCAAGGAGCAGGAGCTCTACGACCTGACGCTCCGGCTCCGCGACCGCTCCGGCAAGCCCATGGACGGCACCGTCGTCCTCGGCGCCCTCGGCGACCCGAACCTGTCGCCGATCGCGGTGTCGGGCGACACCACGCTGAGGCTGCCCCCGGGCAACTACACCGCCTGGGCCGCCGCCGACGTCAAGGGCGACACCGCGGACTCCAAGGCCGTCGTCTTCCTCGCGGCCCCCGAGATCATCCTGAACAAGCCGGTCACGGCCACCCTCGACGCCTCCAAGGCCCGCAAGATCAGCGTGAGCACGCCGAAGGAGAGCGAGACCCGGCAGCTGCGCTACGACATGGCCCGCACCTCACCGGACGGCACCGTCCTGCGCGACGCGTACCAGATCCCGCTGACGTACGACCAGCTGTGGGCGAGCCCCACCAAGAAGGTCACCCAGGGCGACTTCTCCTTCCTGACCCGCTGGCGCCAGGGCGAGAAGCTCATCGACCTGACGTCCGACGGCCGGGACGTCCCGGTCACCCCGCAGGGCGGATCGGCGGTCGCCGAGGACAGCAGGGACAAGCTCCGCAGCGTCTTCGCGGGCAACGGCTCCGCCGCCGACTACAAGCGCGTGGACGCCAAGGGCATGGCCGTGGTCATCCGCGCCAGTGACACGGTGTCCCCGGCCGACCGCGCCGCAGCCGCGGTCGCCGCAGGCGCCAAGGCGCTGTTCGTCGTCAACCGCGGCGACGGCCGGCTGATGGAGTCCTACGCGGACTGGGGCACCACGCTCCCCATCCCGGTGCTCTCCGTCCAGCGGATCGCCGGCGAGCGCCTGGTCAAGGCCGCGCAGCACGGCGAGAAGCTGACCGTCGAGCAGCACAAGTACGCGAGCTACGTCTACGACCTGGTCGACCGCCACGACGGCACCATCCCGAACCGCTCGCTCGCCTTCGACCCGGCCACCCGTGACCTGGCGAAGATCCAGAACACCTTCTACGGCCACCGCGACGTCATCGGCGGCGGCTTCCGCTACGACATCCCCGAGTACGGCCCCGGGCTCGGCTTCGAGGAGTACGAGAAGTTCCCCGGCACCCGCACCGAGTGGGTCACCCCGCTGCCGGGTGCCTCCTTCTGGTACGAGAACCACTCGCAGTTCAACGAGGAGGGCAGCGACACCGCGCTGGAGGAGCGCGGCGGCGAGATGGACTACCGGGCCGGCTCGACCAACAAGGCCGAGTGGTTCGCCCCCGTCACCCGGCCGCGCCTGGGCACCGCCTACTGGGGCCCGAACCGCTCGCAGTACGGCGACATCCAGTACAACATCACCCCGTGGACGGACGCCGGGGCCGGGCACTCGGGCTCCATGCCGGACAAGGAGTACGACACCGGCAAGGTGACGGTCTACCAGGGCGACAAGCTGCTCGACGAGTCCCCGGGCCGGGCCGGCTACATCGGCGACCTGCCCGACGAGAAGCTGCCCTACCGCCTGGTGCTCGACGCCTCGCGCGACGCGGACACCTGGAAGACGTCCGTACGCACCCACTCGGAGTGGTCGTTCGTCTCGGGCGCCCTGGACCCGGAGGGTCCGTACCAGGTGGACATCCCGATGCTCCAGCTGGACTACGACGTCGCCACGGACCTCGCCGGTGACGTGCGGGCCGGGAAGTGGACCGAGGTCGGTCTGTCGTCCACCACGCAGGAGTGGCTGAACGGGGCCGTGAAGGCCACGAAGGCCCGCCTGTCGGTGAGTTACGACGACGGGAAGACCTGGAGCCCGGTGTCGCTCGACAAGGACCGGACGGGATCCTGGACCGCCCGGTTCAAGACCCCGAAGAAGGGCGCCAAGGCGGTCTCGCTCAAGGCCCACGCCGAGGCCGCCGGCGGTCTCGCGGTGGACCAGGAGATCATCCGGGCGTTCGGCCTGAAGTGA
- a CDS encoding XdhC/CoxI family protein: MLDIAEELDRWAGQGRDFAVATVVAVGGSAPRQPGAALAVDRDGTAIGSVSGGCVEGAVYELCQEALEDGLTRLERFGYSDEDAFAVGLTCGGVIDILVTPVRADDPARPVYAAALAAAVRGEAAAVARITDGPAELLGRPLLVHPDGRYEGGLGGHPELDRTAVAETRALLDQGRTGTLTIGADGSRCGQPLTLLVESSVPPPRMIVFGAIDFASALVRAGKFLGYHVTVCDARPVFATKARFPDADELVVDWPHRYLAGTAVDARTVLCVLTHDAKFDVPLLEAALKLPVAYVGAMGSRRTHLQRNERLREAGVTELELARLHSPIGLDLGARTPEETALSIAAEIVAARRGGSGAPLTGAHTPIHHPGGLPPAGRIGSVA, from the coding sequence ATGCTGGACATCGCCGAAGAGCTCGACCGCTGGGCCGGGCAGGGACGCGATTTCGCCGTGGCCACCGTCGTCGCCGTCGGCGGCAGCGCGCCCCGCCAGCCGGGGGCCGCGCTCGCCGTCGACCGCGACGGCACGGCGATCGGCTCGGTCTCCGGCGGGTGCGTGGAGGGGGCCGTGTACGAGCTGTGCCAGGAGGCGCTGGAGGACGGCCTGACCCGCCTCGAACGCTTCGGCTACAGCGACGAGGACGCCTTCGCGGTCGGCCTGACCTGCGGCGGCGTCATCGACATCCTGGTGACCCCGGTCCGGGCGGACGACCCCGCCCGCCCGGTGTACGCCGCCGCGCTCGCCGCCGCCGTACGGGGGGAGGCGGCGGCGGTCGCCCGGATCACCGACGGGCCCGCCGAACTCCTCGGCCGGCCGCTCCTGGTGCACCCCGACGGCCGTTACGAGGGCGGGCTCGGCGGACACCCCGAGCTGGACCGCACCGCGGTCGCCGAGACCCGCGCCCTGCTGGACCAGGGCCGCACCGGCACCCTCACCATCGGCGCCGACGGCTCGCGCTGCGGGCAGCCCCTCACGCTGCTCGTGGAGTCCAGCGTGCCGCCGCCCCGGATGATCGTGTTCGGGGCCATCGACTTCGCCTCGGCCCTGGTCCGGGCCGGCAAGTTCCTCGGCTACCACGTCACGGTGTGCGACGCGCGGCCCGTCTTCGCGACGAAGGCCCGCTTCCCGGACGCGGACGAGCTGGTCGTGGACTGGCCGCACCGCTATCTGGCCGGAACCGCGGTGGACGCGCGCACGGTCCTGTGCGTCCTCACGCACGACGCCAAGTTCGACGTGCCCCTGCTGGAGGCGGCGCTCAAGCTGCCCGTCGCGTACGTCGGCGCGATGGGCTCCCGCCGCACCCACCTCCAGCGCAACGAACGGCTGCGCGAGGCCGGGGTCACCGAGCTGGAGCTGGCCCGCCTGCACTCGCCGATCGGGCTCGACCTCGGAGCCCGTACGCCGGAGGAGACGGCCCTGTCGATCGCCGCCGAGATCGTCGCGGCCCGGCGCGGCGGCAGCGGCGCCCCGCTGACCGGCGCGCACACCCCGATCCACCACCCGGGCGGGCTGCCCCCGGCGGGGCGCATCGGCTCGGTGGCCTGA
- a CDS encoding MFS transporter, which yields MSTPSYVAVLRVPHAARAFAAALTGRLSYGIAPLALLLAVKDATGSYSAAGTVMALFGAASVFLSPARAGLIDRYGARRALPPMAGLYAVLLTVLALVTWRPGASPVVLGVLAAAAGVCTPPLGPVMRTVWSDLVPDRELLRRAYSLDGVAEELLYVSGPLLVGVAVTVTGPAAAVLAGAVLIALGAGALVASPAVPRGKPDHRTAADGPAAPGLRLSAVPALRRAVLLTGAVGLCLGALDLLAVALTEAMHRASAVSWVLAALSATSAVGGLAYGALRWRAPLGVRLPLLAAGLSGAVAAAGLAGNVYVLIAVVGAAGLFLAPALTTAYLIADESADAARRTRAGAWVNTAFNAGSSGGTAAVGLLVDRLPLALCCAVAAAPALLCAAAMWGAGVRTGPEAAKAV from the coding sequence GTGTCCACTCCTTCGTACGTCGCTGTTCTGCGCGTGCCGCACGCCGCGCGCGCCTTCGCCGCCGCGCTGACCGGGCGGCTCTCCTACGGAATCGCCCCGCTCGCCCTGCTGCTCGCCGTCAAGGACGCCACCGGCTCCTACTCCGCCGCGGGCACCGTCATGGCCCTGTTCGGGGCCGCCAGTGTGTTCCTGTCCCCCGCCCGTGCCGGGCTGATCGACCGCTACGGGGCGCGCCGCGCGCTGCCGCCGATGGCCGGTCTGTACGCGGTGCTGCTCACCGTCCTCGCCCTGGTCACCTGGCGGCCGGGCGCGTCCCCCGTGGTCCTCGGGGTCCTCGCCGCGGCGGCCGGGGTCTGCACTCCGCCGCTCGGCCCGGTCATGCGGACGGTGTGGAGCGACCTCGTCCCCGACCGGGAGCTGCTGCGCCGCGCGTACAGCCTGGACGGAGTGGCCGAGGAACTGCTGTACGTCTCCGGGCCGTTGCTGGTGGGCGTCGCGGTGACGGTGACCGGGCCCGCCGCCGCCGTGCTGGCCGGTGCGGTGCTGATCGCGTTGGGGGCGGGGGCGCTGGTCGCCTCGCCCGCCGTGCCGCGCGGGAAGCCGGACCACCGCACGGCGGCCGACGGACCGGCGGCGCCCGGTCTGCGGCTGAGCGCCGTGCCCGCGCTGCGGCGGGCCGTGCTGCTGACGGGAGCCGTGGGGCTCTGCCTCGGGGCGCTGGACCTGCTGGCGGTGGCCCTCACCGAGGCGATGCACCGGGCGTCGGCGGTGTCCTGGGTGCTGGCCGCCCTGTCGGCGACGAGCGCCGTCGGGGGGTTGGCCTACGGGGCGCTGCGGTGGCGGGCCCCGCTCGGGGTGCGGCTGCCGCTGCTGGCCGCCGGGCTGTCCGGCGCGGTGGCGGCGGCCGGTCTCGCGGGCAACGTGTACGTGCTGATCGCCGTGGTCGGGGCGGCCGGGCTGTTCCTGGCACCGGCGCTCACGACCGCGTACCTGATCGCGGACGAGTCGGCGGACGCGGCTCGGCGCACCCGGGCGGGCGCCTGGGTCAACACCGCGTTCAACGCGGGCTCGTCGGGCGGGACGGCGGCGGTGGGGCTGCTGGTGGACCGGCTGCCGCTCGCCCTGTGCTGCGCGGTGGCGGCGGCCCCGGCGCTGCTGTGCGCTGCGGCGATGTGGGGCGCCGGTGTCCGGACGGGGCCCGAGGCGGCGAAGGCGGTCTGA
- a CDS encoding dihydrofolate reductase family protein — MRKIIYWMSMSLDGFIEAPDRNIEWHTVDEELHTYYNEQLAGMGGMLDGRVTHELMAGFWPTADQDPANEGPMADFAVIWRNMPKYVYSRTLEHADWNTTIVREVVPEEVRALKEQPGGDLALGGADLAASFAAHDLIDQYRVYVHPVLIGGGKPMFPARETWTTLRLTGTRTFGTGVVELCYDRVGR, encoded by the coding sequence ATGCGCAAGATCATCTACTGGATGTCGATGTCCCTCGACGGCTTCATCGAGGCCCCGGACCGGAACATCGAGTGGCACACGGTCGACGAGGAGCTGCACACCTACTACAACGAGCAACTGGCCGGTATGGGCGGCATGCTGGACGGGCGCGTCACCCATGAGCTGATGGCGGGCTTCTGGCCCACCGCCGACCAGGACCCCGCCAACGAGGGCCCGATGGCCGACTTCGCCGTCATCTGGCGGAACATGCCGAAGTACGTCTACTCGCGGACGCTGGAACACGCCGACTGGAACACCACCATCGTCCGCGAGGTCGTCCCCGAGGAGGTCAGGGCCCTCAAGGAGCAGCCCGGCGGCGACCTCGCGCTCGGCGGCGCCGACCTCGCGGCGTCCTTCGCCGCGCACGACCTGATCGACCAGTACCGCGTCTACGTCCACCCGGTCCTCATCGGCGGCGGCAAGCCCATGTTCCCGGCGCGCGAGACCTGGACGACCCTCCGCCTCACCGGGACCCGCACGTTCGGCACCGGGGTCGTGGAGCTCTGCTACGACCGCGTCGGCCGGTGA